In the Deinococcus radiophilus genome, one interval contains:
- a CDS encoding Atu2307/SP_0267 family LLM class monooxygenase, translating into MTQLAPAHFELGLHTFVPYAERTSSGQAVSPRQEIRNLLEQAQLADEVGLDVFAIGEHHRPDYLASSPATLLAGVAATTHNIRLSSAVTVLGTDDPVRVFQQFATLDLLSGGRAEIMAGRGSFSESFPLFLGPSRFDYDQLFAERLELLLRLREETHVTWQGQTRPALGGEGVYPRPVQDPLPVWLAVGGTPASAVRAGTLGLPMALAIIGGEPERFVPFAELYRRAAEQAGTTEQTRLSINSHGFVARGAQAAADAYFPAHAEQMNRIGRERGWPPLSRASYERDRELRGALLVGDPQQVTEKILYQHELFGHDRCLLQTVGMMDHRDVMEFIELLGTEVAPAVRAEVARRRG; encoded by the coding sequence ATGACCCAGCTTGCCCCGGCTCACTTTGAACTCGGTCTGCATACCTTTGTGCCGTATGCGGAACGCACCTCTTCTGGCCAGGCTGTCAGCCCACGGCAGGAAATCAGGAATCTGCTGGAACAGGCCCAGCTGGCCGACGAAGTGGGGTTAGATGTCTTTGCCATCGGTGAGCATCACCGCCCCGACTATCTGGCTTCGTCTCCGGCGACCCTATTGGCAGGAGTAGCGGCCACCACGCACAACATCCGACTGTCCAGTGCCGTGACCGTGCTGGGCACCGACGACCCGGTGCGGGTGTTTCAGCAATTCGCCACCCTGGATCTGCTGAGCGGTGGCCGCGCCGAAATCATGGCAGGCCGTGGCTCTTTTTCCGAGTCGTTCCCGCTGTTTCTAGGCCCCAGCCGCTTTGATTACGATCAGTTGTTCGCTGAGCGGCTAGAGCTGCTGTTGCGGCTGCGCGAGGAGACCCACGTGACCTGGCAGGGGCAAACCCGCCCCGCGCTGGGCGGTGAGGGCGTCTACCCACGCCCGGTACAAGACCCGCTGCCAGTCTGGCTGGCGGTGGGAGGAACTCCCGCGTCGGCGGTCCGCGCCGGGACGCTGGGCTTGCCGATGGCGCTGGCGATCATCGGCGGTGAACCGGAGCGTTTCGTGCCGTTTGCCGAGCTGTACCGCCGCGCCGCAGAGCAAGCCGGAACCACGGAGCAGACCCGGCTGAGCATCAACTCCCACGGCTTCGTGGCCCGCGGCGCGCAGGCCGCTGCCGACGCCTATTTCCCCGCCCACGCCGAGCAGATGAACCGCATCGGGCGTGAGCGCGGCTGGCCGCCACTGAGCCGCGCATCCTACGAGCGGGACCGCGAACTGCGTGGAGCATTGCTGGTGGGCGATCCGCAGCAAGTGACCGAGAAGATCCTTTATCAGCACGAGCTGTTCGGGCATGACCGCTGCTTACTGCAAACCGTCGGAATGATGGATCACCGTGACGTGATGGAATTTATCGAGCTGCTCGGCACCGAGGTGGCCCCAGCGGTGAGGGCTGAGGTGGCGCGGCGACGCGGCTGA